The sequence GCAAAGAATGCGGCGCACCGAAAGAGGATGATAGAGTCGCTGAGTACCGACGAGCCGAAGGCCTACGCAAGATGGCAAGACGCACTGCGCGCTGCGGCTACCGAGGTGAACTTCTACAAAGAGAGCGGTCGCTTTCCATTTGGAAGTCCGGGTAAGGTCAATACGTACGCAATATTCGCCGATCTTGCGTGGCAGGCTGTCAACCCGTCAGGTCGTGCCGGTTTGATCATCCCAAATGGCTTAGTAGTTGGCTTTACCTATCGAGAGTTCTTGCGTCGGCTCTTGTCAGAGAAGTCATTGGTCTCGTTCTACGGATTCGAGAATGAGGACAAAATCTTCAGGGACGTGCATAACGAAACGAAGTTCGGCCTGCTCACTATAAGCGGCGCGGAAATCCAGGTTGAGCAACCGTGGTTCACGGCGCATATCAGGCAACCTGCAGAGATCTCTGATCCTGATAAGCGGTACGCTTTGAGCGTCGATGAGATCAGAGCTACCAACCCAAACACCCTTAACCTTCCCGCGTTTCGTTGGACAAAGGACGCCAAGGTCACCGCTGCCATTCACACAGCGGCACCTGTGTTGATCGAAAAAGATGGAAATGACATTACGCGAAACGATTGGAGGCTGACATTAAAGACACTATTCAACATGGCAACTGACTCCAGTCATTTCATTGATCATCAGGAAGTTGCGCCGCTCATTAAGGAACGCAGAGGCGCACTGGCGGTTCTTTATGACGGTCGTGAGGTCTACCCTCTCTATGAAGGAAAGATGTTCTGGCATTTCGATCACCGATACGGAACCTACGAAAATCAGACCGAGAAGCAGGCAAATAAAGGCGTTCTTCCGCGAGTTCCGGACGAAATGCACAGCGCACCTCATTATCAAATTCAACCGAGATACTGGGTGGATGCTCGACTGACTAAAGAAACACTAGCTGGGGACGCCGGGGCGCCTTGGCTGTTCTCTTGGAGAGACGTAGGGCCGTCGGAGCGGACTTTCATTGGGACAATCCTGCCGCTAACCGCGATGGGGCATGCCTCGCCATACTTGGCAACAGAGGCACCGGCCGAAGACGCATTGGCACTTACGGCAATTCTCTCAAGCTTGGTGGTCGATTACGCGGTTCGTCAGAAATCCAGCAGGATGACATTCTTTATTGTTGAACAGTTGCCAATGCTTGAGCGCACGAAGCTTGACGAGGCACCTACCTGGCTCGGGTCGGAGGTTCGTGCTTGGCTCAACAATCGTGCTATCGAGCTCTTCTACACAAATTGGGAGCTCCAAGGCCTTGCTGAGAGCATTGGACGGGACACACCTCCGTTCAGCTGGGACCCATCGCGCCGTCAAACCCTCCAAGCCGAAATCGATGCGGCAGTCTTCCACCTCTATGGACTGGATAGGGAACAAGTCGACTGGGTGCTGGACTCGTTCACCGTGCTCAGGAAATACGAAGAGCGCGACCATGGCGAGTTCCGCACCAAGCGCCTGGTTCTGAACGCCTACGACGCAATGGCGAAGGCGAAGGCATCGGGTTCGGTGTACCAAACGCCACTGTCCCCACCGCCTGCAGACCCGAGTCTCTGCCATCCTGCCGCGGCCAAAGAGGCGGCACAGTGATGTTTCCGCTGCGTGCATCAGAGCCGAGCATGGCTCCACCGGAAATCCACCAACACGGCGAATACCGCACCCGTCGCCTCGTCATTGAGGCCTGGGACCGGATGAAAGCGAACGACGAGTTCACGGCGATGGGGATATGATGTCGAGCGGAGCAATAGAATGAGCAAAGAGTTTGATGAGGTTAAGAATGACGTTGGTGAGGGCAAGGAACCCACCACGACAGTGCGAGAACTGCTTCGTTGGTTCGGTGCGCGCAGGCGGCGAACTGGGATCGTCAAGAAGATACAGCTTGAGCTGGACGGCGCAGGGATAGTGACCAGCCCGGATTTCACAAAGGTTTGGATCGATGCCGAGATCGCGTTCAAGAAGGCGCCCGAGCCCGTCGCCATCGTGCCCCCCCCTCAGGATCCTCAAGGTGCGGCAGACACGACGTATTCTCCCAAAGATGCGAATTTCCTGATCAGCATGCTCAAGGCGGCCAACTGCGGCGTGGTTGCGGTCAAGCCCCAAGACACCATCGAGAAAGCCATCACATTGATGTTGGCGCACGATTTTTCGCAGTTGGCAGTAATGCCGAATGATCGGACGATCAGTGGTGCGATCAGCTGGAAGACAATCGGTAAGCGGCTAAGCCAAGAAAACAATTTGGTCGAGGTCAAGGATGCAATGGAGGCAGCCGTTGCCCTTGAAGACACGGAAGGCCTTTTCAAGGCAACTA comes from Stappia sp. 28M-7 and encodes:
- a CDS encoding CBS domain-containing protein; the protein is MSKEFDEVKNDVGEGKEPTTTVRELLRWFGARRRRTGIVKKIQLELDGAGIVTSPDFTKVWIDAEIAFKKAPEPVAIVPPPQDPQGAADTTYSPKDANFLISMLKAANCGVVAVKPQDTIEKAITLMLAHDFSQLAVMPNDRTISGAISWKTIGKRLSQENNLVEVKDAMEAAVALEDTEGLFKATKLIIDHEFVFVRSSLDKKVTGIVTATDLSEQFQFLSEPFLLIGQIENQIRNLINGKYAIEVLQSVCSDADPERKERIQSVADLTFGEYLWIIQNPEHWEKLELRVDRVVFCAEMDKVREIRNDVMHFDPDGIDEEQYDQLRRFSRLMDELEALSQ